The following are encoded together in the Kribbella sp. CA-293567 genome:
- a CDS encoding DUF2264 domain-containing protein, protein MTEASYTGLTRDSWAGVADQLLLSLRPWSSPDHARIDLPGQTSAYGPESDSLEAFARSFLLAAIRLHGEGGRDPHGHAEWYADGLRAGTDPASPHAWPRPDELGQAKVEACSIALGLHLSRPWLWDRLQERDRERIVGWLATVVGEQYPPINWVWFQIVVETFLKSVGGPWSPADIDSGLVVHESLARDHGWYADGPERAFDHYNGWALHVYPLLWASMDPSLCPAGLEAVWRERLATFLRTAVHLVGGNGSPLLQGRSLTYRFAAAAPFWMGAITGATDLSPGVLRRTTAGMLGHFLDRGVPDERGLLTLGWYGEWPAIAQSYSGPGSPYWAVKGMLGLMLPADHAVWTAKEEPLPVEESDFTLELAEPGWVASGTRSDGIVRIANHGTDHSVPGDTRADSPLYARLAYSTHTMPPMSDAFWAGALENSIAVVHPELGASHRNGFTAGGDQTSISATHWVRTTEDQSPRHGSGRAGSVVAGPAVAMGSLLKGSHEVRAALIDPDADLDPAWSIEFSGWPLSGHRPPADSLPEHRSAVRVGSGELGSSLTAVVGFEAAEVRRAKDASAVGGHTAIPVLTGSAAPGRSYVAIVSLAGGQPEALPRVEVAGTAVRVEWADGSTGVLDLPLPSS, encoded by the coding sequence GTGACCGAAGCGAGCTACACCGGCCTGACCCGCGACTCCTGGGCGGGCGTCGCCGACCAGCTGTTGCTGTCGCTGCGTCCTTGGTCCTCTCCCGATCACGCGCGGATCGATCTGCCGGGACAAACCAGCGCCTACGGACCTGAGAGCGACTCGCTGGAGGCCTTCGCCCGCTCCTTCCTGCTCGCGGCCATCAGGCTGCACGGGGAGGGCGGGAGAGATCCGCACGGCCACGCCGAGTGGTACGCCGACGGTCTGCGCGCGGGGACCGATCCGGCGTCACCGCACGCGTGGCCACGACCCGACGAGCTCGGTCAGGCGAAGGTGGAGGCTTGCTCGATCGCTCTCGGCCTCCACTTGTCCCGGCCCTGGCTGTGGGACCGCCTGCAGGAGCGTGACCGGGAACGGATCGTCGGATGGCTGGCAACGGTGGTGGGGGAGCAGTATCCGCCGATCAACTGGGTGTGGTTCCAGATCGTGGTGGAGACGTTCCTCAAGTCGGTCGGCGGTCCGTGGTCCCCGGCCGACATCGACAGCGGGCTGGTGGTGCACGAGTCCCTGGCCCGTGACCACGGCTGGTACGCCGACGGCCCCGAACGCGCCTTCGACCACTACAACGGCTGGGCGCTGCACGTCTATCCGTTGCTCTGGGCATCGATGGATCCCAGTCTCTGCCCGGCCGGCCTCGAAGCGGTCTGGCGAGAGCGGCTGGCCACCTTCCTGCGGACCGCCGTGCACCTGGTCGGCGGCAACGGATCGCCTTTGCTGCAAGGGCGGAGCCTGACCTACCGGTTCGCCGCGGCGGCCCCGTTCTGGATGGGCGCGATCACCGGTGCCACCGATCTGTCACCCGGTGTGTTGCGTCGCACCACCGCCGGCATGCTCGGCCACTTCCTCGATCGCGGCGTACCGGACGAACGTGGTCTGCTCACCCTCGGCTGGTACGGCGAATGGCCGGCGATCGCCCAGTCGTACTCCGGCCCGGGCTCACCGTACTGGGCGGTGAAAGGCATGCTCGGGTTGATGCTCCCGGCCGATCACGCCGTCTGGACCGCGAAGGAAGAGCCGTTGCCGGTGGAGGAAAGCGACTTCACCCTAGAGCTTGCCGAGCCCGGCTGGGTCGCGAGTGGTACTCGGTCCGACGGCATCGTCCGCATCGCCAACCACGGAACAGACCACTCCGTGCCAGGGGACACGCGCGCCGACTCTCCGCTCTACGCCCGGCTTGCCTACTCGACCCACACGATGCCACCGATGAGCGATGCGTTCTGGGCCGGGGCCCTGGAGAACAGCATCGCCGTGGTCCATCCCGAGTTGGGCGCCTCGCACCGCAACGGGTTCACGGCAGGTGGCGACCAGACGTCGATCTCCGCGACGCACTGGGTCCGGACCACCGAGGACCAGAGTCCGCGGCACGGCTCAGGGCGGGCCGGCAGCGTCGTCGCCGGACCAGCCGTCGCGATGGGTTCGCTTCTCAAGGGCAGTCACGAGGTTCGAGCCGCCCTGATCGATCCGGATGCCGACCTGGACCCGGCGTGGTCGATCGAGTTCAGCGGCTGGCCGCTGTCCGGTCATCGCCCGCCAGCCGACAGTTTGCCGGAGCACCGATCGGCTGTGCGAGTCGGGTCTGGTGAGCTCGGTTCGAGCCTCACCGCGGTCGTCGGGTTCGAGGCTGCCGAGGTCAGACGGGCGAAGGACGCGAGCGCCGTCGGCGGTCACACCGCGATCCCGGTGCTGACCGGATCGGCTGCACCAGGGCGCAGCTACGTGGCGATCGTGAGCTTGGCCGGTGGACAGCCCGAGGCGCTTCCGCGGGTGGAAGTGGCAGGAACGGCCGTTCGGGTCGAGTGGGCGGACGGCAGTACCGGCGTACTCGATCTGCCGCTGCCTTCGAGCTGA
- the chvE gene encoding multiple monosaccharide ABC transporter substrate-binding protein, producing the protein MKKKFVATLGGALLMLGLAACGGQGAGATTDTASQKPGDLTIGVSMPTQTSERWIADGKAVKEKLEAKGYKVDLQYANDDIPTQSQQVDQMITRGADVLVVAAIDGTALSSQLQAAADQKIPVISYDRLIRGSQNVDFYVSFDNYKVGVAQAKALVRGLGLENADGSKGAKTGPINIELFAGSLDDNNTQYFFRGAMDTLKPYFDNGSLVVKSKQTKLEQIAILRWQQEAAQKRMENLLTSSYNDGSKVGGVLSPYDGISRGILTALQNAGYGKTAGALPAITGQDAEIASIKLIEDGVQSSTVFKDTRLLADQAVNAAEAFLQKKTPEANDTKSYQNGAKVVPAYLLPIRTVFKEDIKKELVDSGYYTAAEVAAGQAK; encoded by the coding sequence GTGAAGAAGAAGTTCGTGGCCACCCTCGGTGGTGCACTGCTGATGCTCGGCCTCGCTGCGTGCGGCGGGCAGGGAGCGGGCGCGACCACCGACACCGCCAGTCAGAAGCCCGGTGACCTGACGATCGGCGTCTCGATGCCGACGCAGACGTCGGAGCGCTGGATCGCCGACGGCAAGGCGGTGAAGGAGAAGCTCGAAGCGAAGGGGTACAAGGTCGATCTGCAGTACGCGAACGATGACATCCCGACCCAGTCGCAGCAGGTCGACCAGATGATCACCCGCGGCGCCGACGTACTGGTGGTCGCCGCGATCGACGGCACCGCGCTCAGCAGCCAGCTGCAGGCCGCGGCGGACCAGAAGATCCCGGTGATCTCCTACGACCGGCTGATCCGCGGCAGCCAGAACGTCGACTTCTACGTCAGCTTCGACAACTACAAGGTCGGCGTCGCCCAGGCCAAGGCGTTGGTGCGCGGGCTGGGGCTGGAGAACGCCGACGGCTCGAAGGGCGCCAAGACCGGCCCGATCAACATCGAGCTGTTCGCCGGTTCGCTGGACGACAACAACACGCAGTACTTCTTCCGGGGCGCGATGGACACCCTGAAGCCGTACTTCGACAACGGTTCGCTGGTGGTCAAGTCCAAGCAGACCAAGCTCGAGCAGATCGCGATCCTGCGCTGGCAGCAGGAGGCGGCGCAGAAGCGGATGGAGAACCTGCTGACGTCGAGCTACAACGACGGCAGCAAGGTCGGTGGCGTGCTCTCGCCGTACGACGGCATCTCCCGCGGCATTCTCACCGCGCTGCAGAACGCGGGCTACGGCAAGACGGCCGGCGCCCTCCCGGCGATCACCGGCCAGGACGCGGAGATCGCGTCGATCAAGCTGATCGAGGACGGGGTGCAGAGCTCCACCGTCTTCAAGGACACCCGGCTGCTGGCCGATCAGGCCGTCAACGCGGCCGAGGCGTTCCTGCAGAAGAAGACGCCGGAGGCCAACGACACCAAGTCCTACCAGAACGGCGCCAAGGTGGTCCCGGCCTACCTGCTGCCGATCCGGACCGTCTTCAAGGAAGACATCAAGAAGGAGCTCGTCGACTCCGGCTACTACACGGCCGCCGAGGTGGCCGCCGGTCAGGCCAAATGA
- the mmsA gene encoding multiple monosaccharide ABC transporter ATP-binding protein, with amino-acid sequence MDDVLLEMRGISKSFPGVKALTEVSLAVRRGEIHAICGENGAGKSTLMKVLSGVYPAGSYDGEIGFDGRTVRFGGIRDSEAVGIVIIHQELALVPFLSIAENIFLGNERRGRGGLIDWNRTNAEARELLASVGLDENPVSPVIELGVGKQQLVEIAKALSKEVRLLILDEPTAALNDVDSAHLLELLRRLRDRGITCIMISHKLSEITAIADSTTVIRDGRTVETLDMRSGEATQERIIRGMVGRDLATFYPERDSTPGPEVLRVEDWTVWHPVQARKVVDGAAFDVRAGEVVGIAGLMGAGRTELAMSIFGRSYGRNISGRLFLHGKQVRARTVAEAIENGIAYATEDRKRYGLNLIADVRVNVSAAGLGKLARAGWVNGNEEIKVAEEGRREMNIKTRTVMDVVGTLSGGNQQKVVLSKWLFTDPDVLILDEPTRGIDVGAKFEIYTIINRLVARGKAVVVISSELPELLGICDRIYTLSAGRITGELPAGQATQESLMALMTRERELAG; translated from the coding sequence ATGGACGACGTACTGCTCGAGATGCGCGGTATCAGCAAGAGTTTTCCCGGCGTGAAGGCGCTGACGGAGGTCTCGCTCGCCGTCCGGCGGGGCGAGATCCACGCGATCTGCGGGGAGAACGGCGCCGGCAAGTCGACGCTGATGAAGGTGCTGTCCGGCGTCTATCCGGCCGGCAGCTACGACGGCGAGATCGGTTTCGACGGCCGGACCGTGCGGTTCGGCGGCATCCGGGACAGCGAGGCCGTCGGGATCGTCATCATCCACCAGGAGCTCGCGCTGGTGCCCTTCCTGTCGATCGCGGAGAACATCTTTCTCGGCAACGAGCGCCGCGGCCGGGGCGGCCTGATCGACTGGAACCGGACCAATGCGGAGGCCCGTGAGCTGCTGGCGTCCGTCGGGCTGGACGAGAACCCGGTCTCGCCCGTGATCGAGCTCGGCGTCGGCAAGCAGCAGCTGGTCGAGATCGCCAAGGCCCTGTCGAAGGAGGTGCGGTTGCTGATCCTCGACGAGCCGACCGCCGCCCTCAACGACGTCGACTCGGCCCACCTGCTCGAACTGCTCCGCCGGCTGCGGGACCGCGGCATCACCTGCATCATGATCTCGCACAAGCTGAGCGAGATCACCGCGATCGCCGACTCCACCACGGTGATCCGCGACGGCCGTACCGTCGAGACGCTGGACATGCGCTCCGGCGAGGCGACCCAGGAGCGGATCATCCGCGGCATGGTCGGCCGCGATCTCGCGACGTTCTACCCGGAGCGGGACTCCACCCCGGGACCGGAGGTGCTCCGGGTCGAGGACTGGACCGTGTGGCACCCGGTCCAGGCGCGCAAGGTCGTCGACGGTGCCGCCTTCGACGTCCGGGCCGGTGAGGTCGTCGGCATCGCCGGCCTGATGGGCGCGGGACGCACCGAGCTGGCGATGAGCATCTTCGGGCGCTCGTACGGACGCAACATCAGCGGGCGCCTCTTCCTGCACGGAAAGCAGGTGCGGGCGCGGACGGTGGCCGAAGCGATCGAGAACGGAATCGCCTACGCCACCGAGGACCGCAAACGGTACGGCCTCAACCTGATCGCCGATGTCCGTGTCAACGTCTCCGCGGCCGGGCTGGGCAAGCTGGCCCGGGCCGGCTGGGTCAACGGCAACGAGGAGATCAAGGTCGCCGAGGAGGGCCGGCGGGAGATGAACATCAAGACCCGCACCGTGATGGACGTGGTCGGCACGCTGTCCGGCGGCAACCAGCAGAAGGTCGTGCTGTCCAAGTGGCTGTTCACGGATCCGGACGTGCTGATCCTCGACGAGCCGACCCGCGGGATCGACGTCGGCGCCAAGTTCGAGATCTACACGATCATCAACCGGCTGGTGGCGCGCGGCAAGGCGGTCGTCGTGATCTCCTCCGAGCTTCCGGAGCTGCTCGGGATCTGCGACCGGATCTACACGCTGTCGGCCGGGCGGATCACCGGTGAGCTGCCGGCCGGCCAGGCCACCCAGGAAAGCCTGATGGCGCTCATGACGAGGGAGAGGGAGCTCGCCGGATGA
- the mmsB gene encoding multiple monosaccharide ABC transporter permease, with the protein MTSTKPSVPAEEAMAGGAPAVALHVGTSDPRTLIMRNLRQSGIYIAFVVIVALFAFLTDGVLLSPGNITNIVLQYSYILVLAIGMVILIIAGHIDLSVGSIVALTGGVSAVLVIQHDQPWWVGVLAAVAVGTAVGAWHGFWVAYVGMPAFIVTLAGMLLFRGLTLQVLDNVSLSPFPAEYQKVASGFLNGLLGGQGYDAFTLLIAAIAVAGYAVSVFRTRLARIRYEQPVESFPLFVTRVLVVAAIVMYFAWQLAHARGLPIVLIVLAVLVIVYGLVTKSTVLGRQVYAIGGNLSAAMLSGVKVRKVNFWIFVNMGFLAGVAGVIYSSRSNGAQPAAGNMFELDAIAAAFIGGAAVAGGVGTVVGAMVGGLIMAVMSNGMQLMGIDQSTQSVVKGLVLLLAVAFDIYNKRRAGADR; encoded by the coding sequence ATGACCAGCACGAAACCGTCCGTACCGGCCGAGGAGGCGATGGCCGGCGGTGCGCCCGCCGTCGCCCTGCACGTCGGAACCAGTGATCCGCGCACGCTGATCATGCGCAACCTGCGGCAGAGCGGCATCTACATCGCCTTCGTCGTGATCGTGGCGCTGTTCGCCTTCCTGACCGACGGCGTGCTGCTCAGCCCGGGCAACATCACCAACATCGTCCTGCAGTACTCCTACATCCTGGTGCTCGCGATCGGGATGGTGATCCTGATCATCGCCGGTCACATCGACCTGTCGGTCGGGTCGATCGTCGCGCTGACAGGTGGCGTCTCGGCCGTGCTGGTGATCCAGCACGACCAGCCGTGGTGGGTCGGCGTACTGGCGGCCGTCGCGGTCGGTACGGCGGTCGGTGCCTGGCACGGTTTCTGGGTCGCGTACGTCGGGATGCCCGCGTTCATCGTCACCCTGGCCGGGATGCTGCTGTTCCGGGGCCTGACGCTGCAGGTGCTGGACAACGTCTCGCTGTCACCGTTCCCGGCGGAGTACCAGAAGGTCGCGAGCGGCTTCCTGAACGGCCTGCTCGGCGGTCAGGGCTACGACGCGTTCACCCTGCTGATCGCCGCGATCGCCGTCGCGGGGTACGCGGTGAGCGTGTTCCGCACCCGGCTGGCGCGGATCCGGTACGAGCAGCCGGTGGAGTCGTTCCCGCTGTTCGTCACCCGCGTGCTGGTGGTCGCCGCGATCGTCATGTACTTCGCCTGGCAGCTCGCTCACGCCCGGGGACTGCCGATCGTGCTGATCGTGCTGGCCGTGCTGGTGATCGTCTACGGACTGGTGACCAAGAGCACCGTCCTGGGCCGTCAGGTCTACGCGATCGGCGGCAACCTGTCGGCCGCGATGCTGTCCGGGGTCAAGGTCCGCAAGGTCAACTTCTGGATCTTCGTCAACATGGGATTCCTGGCCGGGGTCGCGGGCGTCATCTACTCGTCCCGGTCCAACGGCGCCCAGCCGGCGGCCGGCAACATGTTCGAGCTGGACGCCATTGCGGCGGCCTTCATCGGCGGCGCCGCGGTCGCGGGCGGTGTCGGCACCGTGGTCGGGGCGATGGTCGGTGGCCTGATCATGGCGGTGATGAGCAACGGGATGCAGCTGATGGGCATCGACCAGTCGACCCAGTCGGTCGTGAAGGGCCTGGTGCTGCTGCTCGCGGTTGCCTTCGACATCTACAACAAACGCCGCGCCGGTGCCGACCGCTGA
- a CDS encoding LacI family DNA-binding transcriptional regulator, which yields MVRTGTGHNGTQGRAPSMADVAAAAGVSHQTVSRVLNGSELVRTETRTRVLAAIAELGYRRNNAARLLVTNRSHRIGMISAHLVLHGPSMIAVSVQDAGHKAGYDVSLVAVEDFSAQSLRNAVDRLLDEAVEAIVVAVAHREALEQVVSIELPVPMIVVQGVSEGQPMAVGIDQEAGARLAVEHLLDLGHRHVAHVTGPLEWVEAGQRRTGWQRAHEDRHVLPGPELAGDWSPESGYQAGLRIAEDPDVTAVFVANDGMAMGLMYALHEKGREVPGEISVVGFDNVPEARYLWPALTTVDQEFSLLGRRAVELTLRALEGETGSSTRLIRPALVVRDSTAAPKTGPARR from the coding sequence ATGGTGAGAACGGGCACGGGACACAACGGGACACAGGGCCGGGCACCGAGTATGGCGGATGTGGCCGCGGCGGCCGGTGTCTCGCACCAGACCGTCTCCCGGGTGCTGAACGGCTCCGAGCTGGTCCGGACCGAGACCCGGACCCGCGTGCTGGCGGCGATCGCGGAGCTGGGGTACCGGCGCAACAACGCCGCCCGGCTGCTGGTGACGAACAGATCGCACCGGATCGGGATGATCTCGGCCCATCTGGTGCTGCACGGACCGAGCATGATCGCGGTGTCGGTCCAGGACGCCGGCCACAAAGCGGGGTACGACGTCTCACTGGTCGCGGTCGAGGACTTCTCGGCGCAGTCGCTGCGCAACGCCGTGGACCGCCTGCTGGACGAGGCGGTCGAGGCGATCGTGGTGGCGGTCGCCCATCGCGAGGCGCTCGAACAGGTGGTGTCGATCGAGCTGCCCGTGCCGATGATCGTCGTCCAGGGGGTGAGCGAGGGGCAGCCGATGGCGGTGGGCATCGACCAGGAGGCCGGCGCCCGGCTGGCGGTGGAGCACCTGCTCGACCTGGGGCATCGGCATGTCGCCCACGTGACCGGTCCGCTGGAGTGGGTCGAGGCCGGCCAGCGGCGGACCGGGTGGCAGCGCGCGCACGAGGATCGGCACGTTCTGCCCGGGCCTGAGCTCGCCGGTGACTGGTCGCCGGAGAGTGGCTACCAGGCAGGACTGCGGATCGCCGAGGACCCGGACGTGACGGCGGTCTTCGTGGCCAACGACGGGATGGCGATGGGGCTGATGTACGCGCTGCACGAGAAGGGGCGCGAGGTTCCCGGCGAGATCAGCGTCGTCGGCTTCGACAACGTGCCCGAGGCGCGGTACCTCTGGCCGGCGCTGACGACGGTCGACCAGGAGTTCTCGCTGCTCGGCCGCCGGGCCGTCGAACTGACCTTGAGGGCGCTGGAGGGGGAGACCGGTTCCTCGACCCGGCTGATCCGTCCCGCGCTCGTCGTCCGTGACTCCACGGCTGCTCCCAAGACCGGGCCCGCTCGACGCTAG
- the araB gene encoding ribulokinase yields the protein MSSELRYVVGVDFGTLSGRAVVVRVSDGAELGTGVHEYAHAVIDDRLPGTGRRLPPEWALQVPDDYRQVLGTAVPAAIAAADIDPASVIGIATDFTACTMVPCLADGTPLNEVGEFADRPHAYVKLWKHHAAQPQADRINELARQRGEEWLPRYGGLISSEWEFAKALQLFEEDRRLYDRMDRWVEAADWIVWQLCGQYVRNACTAGYKGILQDGRYPSTDFLEHLSPGFGGFVADKLEHPIGQLGSAAGRLTAEASAWTGLPEGIAVAVGNVDAHVTAPAAQAVDAGQMVAIMGTSTCHVMSADALREVPGMCGVVEGGIVAGRWGYEAGQSGVGDIFGWFVDNAVPPSYHEAAAAAGESVHEHLTRLAAGQAVAEHGLVALDWHSGNRSVLVDHELSGLLVGQSLATRPEDCYRALLEATAFGTRVIVETFAESGVPVRELIIAGGLAKNALLMQIYADVTRLPLSIIDSEQGPALGSGIHAAVAAGAYPDVPTAAKSMGKVRRGVQLPDEARATAYDELFGLYLELHEHFGRRTKLMRKLKSIRRAAVAGAPQKEESQ from the coding sequence ATGAGCTCCGAGCTGCGCTACGTCGTCGGAGTCGACTTCGGCACGCTGTCCGGCCGCGCCGTCGTCGTCCGGGTCTCCGACGGAGCCGAACTCGGCACGGGAGTGCACGAGTACGCGCATGCCGTGATCGATGACCGGCTGCCGGGAACCGGCCGGCGGCTGCCACCGGAATGGGCCCTGCAGGTGCCGGACGACTACCGTCAGGTCCTCGGCACCGCAGTCCCCGCGGCGATCGCCGCGGCAGACATCGATCCTGCTTCGGTGATCGGAATCGCCACTGACTTCACCGCCTGCACGATGGTCCCGTGCCTGGCCGACGGTACGCCGCTGAACGAGGTCGGCGAGTTCGCCGACAGGCCGCACGCCTACGTCAAGCTGTGGAAGCACCACGCCGCACAGCCGCAGGCTGACCGGATCAACGAGCTTGCCAGGCAGCGAGGCGAGGAGTGGCTGCCGCGGTACGGCGGACTGATCTCGTCGGAGTGGGAGTTCGCCAAGGCTCTGCAGTTGTTCGAGGAGGACCGCCGGCTCTACGACCGGATGGACCGATGGGTCGAGGCAGCCGACTGGATCGTCTGGCAGTTGTGCGGGCAGTACGTCCGCAACGCCTGCACCGCCGGCTACAAGGGCATCCTGCAGGACGGGCGCTATCCGTCGACGGACTTCCTCGAACACCTGTCGCCGGGCTTCGGCGGTTTCGTCGCCGACAAGCTGGAACACCCGATCGGTCAGCTCGGGTCGGCGGCCGGCCGGCTGACCGCCGAGGCCTCGGCGTGGACCGGGCTGCCGGAAGGGATAGCGGTCGCCGTCGGGAACGTGGACGCACATGTCACCGCGCCGGCGGCCCAGGCCGTGGACGCCGGACAGATGGTCGCCATCATGGGCACGTCGACGTGCCACGTGATGAGCGCCGACGCGCTGCGCGAGGTGCCGGGCATGTGTGGGGTGGTCGAGGGCGGCATCGTCGCGGGCCGATGGGGTTACGAAGCAGGCCAGAGCGGGGTCGGTGACATCTTCGGCTGGTTCGTCGACAACGCCGTACCGCCGTCGTACCACGAAGCGGCGGCCGCGGCGGGGGAGTCGGTGCACGAGCACCTCACGCGGCTCGCGGCCGGGCAGGCAGTCGCCGAACACGGGCTGGTCGCGCTCGACTGGCACAGCGGCAACCGGTCGGTGCTCGTCGACCACGAACTGTCCGGGCTGCTCGTCGGCCAGTCGCTGGCCACGCGTCCCGAGGACTGTTATCGCGCCCTGCTCGAGGCGACCGCGTTCGGGACCCGCGTCATCGTCGAGACGTTCGCCGAGAGCGGCGTACCGGTGCGCGAGCTGATCATCGCCGGCGGGCTGGCCAAGAACGCACTGCTGATGCAGATCTACGCCGATGTCACCAGGCTTCCACTGTCGATCATCGACTCGGAGCAGGGTCCGGCGCTGGGTTCGGGCATTCATGCCGCCGTGGCCGCCGGTGCCTACCCCGACGTCCCGACGGCGGCCAAGAGCATGGGCAAGGTCAGGCGCGGCGTCCAGCTGCCCGACGAGGCGCGGGCCACGGCGTACGACGAGCTGTTCGGTCTGTACCTCGAACTGCACGAGCACTTCGGCCGCCGGACCAAGCTGATGCGGAAGCTGAAATCCATTCGCCGGGCTGCTGTGGCCGGAGCACCTCAGAAGGAGGAGAGTCAGTGA
- a CDS encoding L-ribulose-5-phosphate 4-epimerase: protein MRAVAAVAETLTRLRAEVSELHAHLPAYGLVVWTAGNVSARVPGHELMVIKPSGVLYSELTPGNMVVCDLDGRVVDGEHAPSSDTAAQAYVYRELPQVGGVVHTHSPYAVAWAARGEPVPCVTTMCADEFGGPIPVGPFAMIGDDSIGRGIVETLRDSRSPAVLMQNHGVFSIGPTAKAAVKAAVMCEDVARTVHLSRQLGRPIPIDQSAVDSLFDRYQHVYGQR from the coding sequence GTGAGAGCCGTCGCAGCGGTCGCAGAGACTCTTACGCGGCTTCGGGCAGAGGTGAGCGAGCTGCACGCGCACCTGCCGGCGTACGGGCTGGTGGTGTGGACGGCGGGCAACGTGTCCGCCCGGGTGCCTGGCCACGAGCTGATGGTGATCAAGCCGAGTGGAGTCCTCTACTCCGAGCTGACCCCCGGCAACATGGTGGTCTGCGATCTCGACGGCCGGGTCGTCGATGGTGAGCACGCGCCGTCCTCGGACACCGCGGCGCAGGCCTACGTGTACCGCGAGCTGCCGCAGGTCGGCGGTGTGGTGCACACCCATTCGCCGTACGCCGTCGCCTGGGCCGCGCGCGGCGAGCCGGTTCCCTGCGTCACGACGATGTGCGCCGACGAGTTCGGCGGCCCGATCCCGGTCGGGCCGTTCGCGATGATCGGGGACGACTCGATCGGCCGCGGCATCGTCGAGACCCTCCGCGACTCGCGCTCACCGGCGGTGCTGATGCAGAACCACGGTGTCTTCAGCATCGGCCCGACCGCCAAGGCGGCGGTCAAGGCAGCGGTGATGTGCGAGGACGTCGCCCGGACGGTGCACCTGTCCCGGCAGCTCGGCCGGCCGATCCCGATCGACCAGTCCGCCGTCGACAGTCTCTTCGACCGGTACCAGCACGTGTACGGCCAACGATGA
- the araA gene encoding L-arabinose isomerase, whose protein sequence is MPVNTSETAREIWFLTGSQGLYGPGTLQQVAEQSQVVAKRLADAELPAQIVWKPVLLDAGAIHRLLLQANSTPECVGVIAWMHTFSPAKMWIAGLDALRKPLLHLHTQANVALPWSTIDMDFMNLNQAAHGDREFGYIQSRLQVPRKTVAGHVESPSVQERVGHWARAAIGVAELRSLKVARFGDNMRDVAVTEGDKVEAQLRFGVSVNTYSVNDLVTVVDEVTDAEISTLVEEYADTYAVAPELLPDGARHESLRYGARIELGLRSFLTAGGFGAFTSNFEDLGGLRQLPGLAVQRLMADGYGFGGEGDWKTSMVLRGSKAMAEGLPGGTSFMEDYTYHLVPGEEKILGAHMLEVCPSLTSTRPALEIHPLSIGDREDPVRLRFTADAAAGIVVGLADLGSRFRLTANVVQVVEPDEDLPRLPVACAVWKPEPSLATAAESWLVAGAPHHTVLTTALDREVYEDFADMLSVELAVIDSSTTVRGFQRELQWTNAYHHLTGLKG, encoded by the coding sequence ATGCCCGTGAACACCAGCGAGACGGCCCGAGAGATCTGGTTCCTCACCGGCAGCCAGGGCCTCTACGGTCCCGGCACTCTCCAGCAGGTCGCCGAACAGTCCCAGGTGGTGGCCAAGCGGCTCGCCGACGCCGAGCTGCCGGCCCAGATCGTCTGGAAGCCGGTGCTGCTGGACGCCGGCGCGATCCACCGGTTGTTGCTGCAGGCAAACAGTACGCCGGAGTGCGTCGGCGTGATCGCGTGGATGCACACGTTCTCGCCGGCCAAGATGTGGATCGCCGGCCTCGACGCGCTGCGCAAACCGCTGCTGCACCTGCACACGCAGGCCAACGTCGCGCTGCCGTGGTCCACGATCGACATGGACTTCATGAACCTCAACCAGGCCGCCCATGGTGACCGGGAGTTCGGCTACATCCAGTCCCGGTTGCAGGTGCCGCGCAAGACCGTGGCCGGACACGTCGAGTCGCCGTCGGTGCAGGAGCGGGTAGGGCACTGGGCTCGCGCCGCGATCGGGGTCGCCGAGCTCCGGTCGCTCAAGGTCGCCCGGTTCGGTGACAACATGCGCGACGTCGCGGTGACCGAGGGGGACAAGGTCGAGGCCCAGCTGAGGTTCGGCGTCTCGGTCAACACCTACAGCGTCAACGATCTCGTCACCGTGGTCGACGAGGTCACCGATGCCGAGATCTCAACGCTGGTGGAGGAGTACGCCGACACCTACGCCGTCGCGCCCGAGTTGCTGCCGGACGGCGCCCGCCACGAGTCGCTACGGTACGGCGCACGGATCGAACTGGGACTCCGGTCCTTCCTGACCGCCGGTGGGTTCGGCGCGTTCACCTCGAACTTCGAGGATCTGGGCGGACTACGCCAGTTGCCAGGGCTGGCCGTGCAACGGCTGATGGCCGACGGCTACGGTTTCGGTGGCGAGGGCGACTGGAAGACGTCGATGGTGCTGCGAGGCAGTAAGGCGATGGCCGAAGGGCTGCCGGGTGGCACCTCGTTCATGGAGGACTACACGTACCACCTGGTGCCGGGGGAGGAGAAGATCCTCGGCGCCCACATGCTGGAGGTCTGTCCCTCCCTCACCTCGACCCGCCCGGCGCTGGAGATCCATCCGCTCTCCATCGGCGACCGCGAGGACCCGGTCCGCCTGCGCTTCACCGCCGATGCCGCCGCCGGGATCGTGGTCGGTCTGGCCGATCTGGGCAGCCGCTTCCGGCTCACGGCGAACGTCGTGCAGGTCGTGGAGCCCGACGAGGACCTGCCGCGGCTCCCGGTCGCGTGTGCGGTCTGGAAGCCGGAACCGTCGCTGGCCACCGCGGCCGAGTCATGGCTGGTGGCCGGCGCACCTCACCACACGGTCCTGACGACAGCGCTCGACCGCGAGGTCTACGAGGACTTCGCCGACATGCTGTCGGTCGAGCTGGCCGTCATCGACTCCTCGACCACCGTGCGGGGGTTCCAGCGCGAACTCCAGTGGACCAACGCCTACCACCACCTCACCGGTCTGAAGGGCTGA